A single window of Phaenicophaeus curvirostris isolate KB17595 chromosome 7, BPBGC_Pcur_1.0, whole genome shotgun sequence DNA harbors:
- the SSB gene encoding lupus La protein: protein MAENGDGENMSLLESKICQQIEYYFGNHNLPRDKFLKEQIKLDDGWVPLEVMIKFNRLSRLSKDFNVIVEALRKSKTGLMEINEDKTKIRRSPNKPLPELNDQYKAAIKNRSVYVKGFPLDATLDDIKEWLEDKGPVENIQMRRTLQKTFKGSIFAVFDSVESAKKFTEIPNQKYKDTELIILFKEEYCIKKNEERKQNKVEAKARAKQEKEEKQKQAADAEMKSLEEKTGCLLKFSGDLDDQTCREDLHEVFSDHGEIKWIHFVRGAKEGIILFKDIAKEALEKAKEAHNGNLQLRNKDVKWELLEGDAEKEALKKILEDQQELLKQKTKGRKIKGKGRGGKVPQGAHKGKVQFQGKKIKFENEEEGGEGDAKTEPASPKKRPLEEMQEEEPAPKQLKTENGGGDQ, encoded by the exons ATGGCTGAAAATGGAGATGGTGAAAACATGTCtcttttggaaagcaaaatctGTCAGCAAATTGAG tactATTTTGGCAATCACAATCTACCAAGAGACAAATTCCTAAAGGAACAGATCAAACTAGATGATggctgggtgcctttagaagtaATGATCAAATTCAACAG GTTAAGTCGGCTTTCAAAAGATTTTAATGTTATTGTAGAAGCACTAAGAAAATCCAAGACTGGTCTTATGGAAATAAATGAAGACAAAACTAAAATCAGAAGATCTCCAAACAAACCCCTTCCTGAATTAAATGACCAGTATAAGGCTGCAATTAAAAACAGATCTGTGTATGTT AAAGGCTTTCCACTAGATGCAACTCTTGATGATATCAAAGAATGGCTTGAGGATAAAGGTCCAGTTGAAAACATTCAAATGAGGAGAACACTACAGAAAACTTTTAAG GGTTCAATATTTGCAGTTTTTGATAGTGTTGAATCTGCAAAGAAGTTCACAGAGATCCCTAACCAGAAGTACAAAGATACAGAGCTGATTATACTTTTCAA GGAGGAGTATTGTAtaaagaagaatgaagaaaggaaacaaaataaagtggAAGCTAAAGCAAGAGCTAAACA ggaaaaagaagaaaaacagaaacaagcagcagatgCTGAAATG AAGTCTCTGGAAGAAAAGACAGGATGTCTTTTGAAGTTTTCGGGTGACCTAGATGATCAAACATGCAGAGAAGATCTCCATGAGGTATTTTCGGATCACGGAGAAATCAAATGGATACACTTCGTCAGAGGTGCAAAGGAG GGAATTATCCTATTTAAGGATATTGCAAAAGAAGCTCTGGAAAAAGCTAAAGAAGCACATAATGGAAACTTACAGCTTCGgaacaaagatgttaaatggGAGTTGCTAGAAGGAGATGCAGAGAAAgaagctctgaaaaaaatactggaagaTCAGCAAGaattactgaaacagaaaacaaaag GACgcaaaattaaaggaaaaggaagagggggGAAGGTACCTCAAGGTGCACACAAAGGGAAAGTACAGTTTCAGGGCAAGAAAATCAAGTTTGAGAATGAAGAAGAAGGTGGTGAAGGTGATGCTAAAACAG AACCAGCAAGCCCCAAGAAGAGACCACTAGAGGAAATGCAGGAAGAAGAACCCGCACCAAAAcaattgaaaacagaaaatggaggTGGAGATCagtaa
- the KLHL23 gene encoding kelch-like protein 23 has product MAGQEERSFVYRDAAHPAGFLEAFGAFYRDGLFTDVALQCSSGAVFRCHRAALAACSGYFRAMFTADMKEKSKNQIRLPGLGRAVLEALVDYAYTAQIRITKRNVQSLLQAADLLQFVSVKRACERFLVRHLDADNCLGMHSFAEYHGCSELEKEARRIVLGRFEEVWKQEEFLDVGKEKLTYILSRENLNVWKEEAAVEAVVKWVAHNVEERIEDIYELLSCIKVDLDSVYLQSALSLQKRSKLNDSKIKSLVYNALSPNPKVPSRRPTAAMYVIGGYYWHPLSEVHVWDPLTNVWVQGTEMPDHTRESYGVASLGPDIYVTGGYRTESIEALDTVWIYNSERDEWTEGCPMLDARYYHCTVSVSGCIYALGGYRKGAPVQEAEFYDPLEKKWLPIANMIKGVGNATACVLHEIIYVTGGHYGYRGSCTYDKVQRYHSGSNEWSIVTTSPHPEYGLCSITLQNKIYFVGGQTTIMDCYDPEQNEWKQMAHMMERRMECGAVVMNGCIYVTGGYSYSKGTYLQSIEKYNPELNKWEAVGNLPSAMRSHGCVCVYNV; this is encoded by the exons ATGGCCGGGCAGGAGGAGCGCTCGTTCGTGTACCGGGACGCGGCTCATCCCGCGGGGTTCCTGGAGGCGTTCGGCGCGTTCTACCGGGACGGGCTGTTCACCGACGTGGCCCTGCAGTGCTCCTCGGGGGCCGTTTTCCGCTGCCACCGCGCCGCCCTGGCCGCCTGCAGCGGCTACTTCAGAGCCATGTTCACGGCCGATATGAAAGAGAAATCGAAAAACCAGATCAGACTCCCGGGGCTCGGCCGCGCCGTGCTGGAAGCCCTCGTGGATTACGCGTACACGGCGCAGATCCGGATAACAAAGAGAAATGTCCAGAGCCTGCTCCAGGCTGCCGATCTCCTGCAGTTCGTGTCGGTGAAGAGAGCCTGCGAGCGGTTCCTGGTGAGGCACCTGGACGCCGACAACTGCCTCGGGATGCACTCCTTCGCCGAGTATCACGGCTGCTCGGAGCTGGAAAAAGAGGCCAGGAGGATAGTGTTAGGGCGCTTTGAAGAAGTGTGGAAGCAGGAAGAGTTTCTGGACGTTGGCAAGGAGAAGCTCACTTACATTCTCTCCAGAGAGAATCTCAATGTTTGGAAAGAAGAGGCGGCCGTTGAAGCTGTTGTGAAGTGGGTCGCGCACAACGTGGAAGAAAGGATCGAAGACATCTATGAACTGCTGAGCTGCATCAAAGTAGACTTAGACAGCGTGTATTTGCAGTCGGCTTTAAGCCTACAGAAAAGAAGCAAGCTTAATGACAGTAAGATAAAGTCACTTGTATACAATGCTCTGAGCCCCAACCCCAAAGTCCCTTCCAGAAGACCCACGGCGGCCATGTACGTGATTGGAGGATATTACTGGCATCCCCTGTCAGAAGTGCATGTTTGGGATCCTTTAACTAACGTGTGGGTCCAGGGAACAGAGATGCCGGATCACACCAGAGAGAGCTATGGGGTCGCCAGCTTGGGACCAGACATCTATGTGACGGGAGGTTATAGAACAGAGAGCATCGAAGCTCTTGACACTGTGTGGATATATAACAGTGAGAGAGATGAATGGACAGAAGGCTGCCCCATGCTTGACGCAAGGTATTACCACTGCACGGTTTCCGTCAGTGGCTGCATCTACGCGTTGGGTGGTTACCGAAAGGGAGCTCCAGTGCAGGAGGCTGAGTTCTATGAtcctttagaaaagaaatggcTTCCTATTGCAAACATGATCAAAG GTGTTGGAAATGCCACCGCCTGTGTCCTGCATGAAATCATCTACGTAACCGGAGGTCACTATGGGTACAGGGGAAGCTGCACCTATGATAAAGTCCAGAGATACCATTCAGGTAGCAATGAGTGGAGTATAGTCACCACAAGTCCACATCCAG aatACGGATTGTGTTCCATTACATTACAAAACAAGATCTATTTTGTGGGTGGACAGACCACGATCATGGACTGCTATGACCCTGAGCAAAACGAGTGGAAGCAGATGGCTCACATGATGGAGAGAAGGATGGAGTGTGGTGCAGTGGTTATGAATGGATGCATCTATGTAACAGGAGGATATTCCTATTCGAAAGGAACCTACCTGCAGAGTATTGAGAAATATAACCCTGAACTGAACAAATGGGAAGCAGTAGGTAATCTTCCCAGCGCTATGCGCTCACATGGCTGCGTCTGTGTGTATAACGTGTGA
- the PHOSPHO2 gene encoding pyridoxal phosphate phosphatase PHOSPHO2, with protein sequence MKFLLVFDFDHTIVDENSDTWIVRCAPEKKLPNGLRNSYRPGHWTEYMGRVFVYLGDNGVKEDEMKRTMTTIPFTAGMVDLLGFVGENKESFDCIIVSDSNTVFIDWILKAADFHKVFDEVFTNPAAFSSAGYLTVQNFHAHRCAKCPKNLCKRKVLKEFLDKQLERGVSYTQIVYIGDGDNDLCPVMLLKKGDTAMPRQGYTLEKKISQLARDLSPVECSVLVWSSAIDIMSYLTALIKK encoded by the coding sequence ATGaaatttctgttggtttttgATTTTGACCATACAATCGTAGATGAAAATAGCGATACCTGGATTGTTAGATGTGCTCCTGAGAAAAAACTTCCTAATGGATTAAGAAACTCCTATCGACCAGGACACTGGACAGAATATATGGGCAGAGTCTTTGTCTACTTGGGAGACAATGGCGTCAAAGAAGATGAGATGAAAAGGACTATGACAACGATTCCTTTTACTGCAGGAATGGTAGATCTTCTGGGTTTTGTTGGCGAGAACAAAGAGTCGTTTGACTGCATAATTGTTTCAGATTCTAATACAGTATTTATTGACTGGATTTTGAAAGCAGCTGACTTCCATAAGGTGTTTGATGAAGTGTTTACAAACCCTGCAGCATTCAGCAGTGCTGGCTATCTGACTGTACAGAACTTCCATGCTCACCGTTGTGCAAAGTGCCCTAAAAACCTGTGCAAAAGGAAAGTTTTAAAGGAATTTCTAGATAAACAGTTGGAGCGAGGAGTAAGTTATACACAAATTGTATATATAGGTGATGGTGACAATGACTTATGTCCAGTaatgcttttgaagaagggTGATACTGCTATGCCCAGGCAGGGGTACACCTTGGAGAAAAAGATATCTCAGTTGGCCCGAGATCTGAGTCCTGTGGAGTGTTCTGTTCTTGTTTGGTCATCTGCTATTGACATTATGTCTTATCTGACAGCGCTTATAAAGAAGTAA